From one Bacteroides eggerthii genomic stretch:
- a CDS encoding TolC family protein, whose amino-acid sequence MKKLLFIFSFLCLSAAQVYAQKTLTLKDCLEIGIENNLSLESKRKDMQKSKYGISENRAKLLPQINGFANYNDNIDPPVSVTDGSAYGNPYNITYTLQHNANAGLQFQMPLYNQTLYTTVSIAKVMDEMNRLSYEKAREDLILEICKIYYLGQTTTEQITLIKANITRLEELKNITMAFHDNGMAMEVDVKRVNINLENLKVQYDNAQAMQEQQLNLLKYIMDYPADAQIALVPVNSENITPVTLTGLSENLYELQLLQSQKLMAEKQKKMIGYGYIPSLNLTANWMFSAYTDKAYHWFHSGPSNHWFRSYGLGVSLRIPIFDGLDKRYKNRKAAIDIENIKLAQENTRKNLQTQYLNATNDLMNNQRNFKKQKDNYLLAEDVYTVTMERYREGIASMTEVLQDEMQMSEAQNNYISAHYSYRVTTLLLLKLTGQIDSLIK is encoded by the coding sequence ATGAAAAAGCTACTATTCATTTTTTCCTTTCTCTGTTTGTCGGCTGCCCAAGTATATGCCCAAAAGACTCTGACACTGAAAGATTGTCTCGAGATAGGCATCGAGAATAATCTGTCATTGGAAAGCAAGCGTAAGGATATGCAAAAAAGCAAATATGGAATTTCTGAGAATCGGGCAAAGCTGTTACCTCAAATCAATGGGTTTGCCAACTATAATGACAATATAGATCCACCCGTATCTGTCACCGACGGTTCGGCCTATGGAAATCCGTATAACATAACTTATACCCTGCAACACAACGCCAACGCAGGTTTGCAATTTCAAATGCCTCTTTACAACCAAACGCTTTATACCACCGTATCCATTGCCAAAGTAATGGATGAGATGAACCGTCTTTCTTATGAAAAAGCGAGAGAAGATCTTATTCTGGAAATATGTAAGATATATTATCTGGGACAAACCACTACTGAGCAAATCACATTGATAAAAGCCAACATAACCCGGCTGGAAGAACTGAAAAACATCACCATGGCTTTTCACGATAATGGAATGGCTATGGAAGTAGATGTGAAACGTGTTAATATCAATCTGGAAAATCTGAAAGTACAATATGACAATGCTCAGGCAATGCAGGAACAACAACTGAACCTACTGAAATATATTATGGACTATCCTGCCGACGCACAGATAGCTTTAGTTCCGGTGAACTCCGAAAACATAACTCCTGTTACACTGACCGGACTATCCGAGAATCTGTATGAGCTCCAATTGCTGCAATCGCAAAAGTTAATGGCTGAAAAGCAAAAAAAGATGATTGGTTACGGCTACATTCCTTCATTAAACCTAACTGCCAATTGGATGTTCTCCGCTTATACAGACAAAGCCTATCATTGGTTCCACTCCGGACCGTCCAATCATTGGTTCCGTTCTTACGGACTGGGGGTATCACTGCGTATTCCTATTTTCGACGGACTGGATAAACGCTACAAAAACCGGAAAGCCGCAATAGACATTGAAAACATAAAACTAGCACAAGAAAATACCCGCAAAAATCTGCAAACCCAGTATTTAAATGCTACTAACGATCTGATGAATAACCAGCGTAATTTCAAGAAGCAGAAAGACAATTATCTGCTTGCAGAAGATGTATACACAGTTACGATGGAGCGTTACCGCGAAGGGATTGCCTCTATGACCGAAGTTCTGCAAGACGAAATGCAGATGAGCGAAGCACAAAACAACTACATCAGTGCCCATTACAGTTACCGGGTAACAACTCTGTTACTACTGAAACTGACAGGGCAAATTGATTCATTAATTAAATAA
- a CDS encoding RNA recognition motif domain-containing protein, which yields MNIYISGLSYGINNADLTNLFAEFGEVSSAKVIFDRETGRSRGFAFVEMNNDTEGQKAIDELNGVEYDNKVISVSVARPREERPSNGRPRSGYNNSRRY from the coding sequence ATGAACATTTACATTTCAGGTTTAAGTTATGGCATTAATAATGCTGACTTGACAAATTTATTTGCAGAGTTTGGAGAAGTTTCTTCAGCTAAAGTTATTTTCGATAGAGAAACCGGTAGATCCAGGGGATTTGCTTTTGTTGAAATGAACAATGATACAGAAGGGCAAAAAGCTATTGACGAGTTAAACGGTGTAGAGTATGACAATAAAGTTATTTCTGTAAGCGTTGCACGTCCTCGTGAAGAAAGACCGTCAAACGGCAGACCTCGTAGCGGTTATAATAACTCTAGAAGATACTAA
- a CDS encoding DEAD/DEAH box helicase: protein MTFKDLNITESILKAIEEKGYVNPTPIQAKAIPALLVGKDILGCAQTGTGKTAAFAIPIIQQLQADKSLNNSIKALILTPTRELALQISECIDDYAKYTQVRHGVIFGGVNQRTQVNMLHKGVDILVATPGRLLDLMNQGYVRLNNIQHFVLDEADRMLDMGFIHDIKRLLPKLPKEKQTLLFSATMPDTIISLTNSLLKQPVKISITPKSSTVDAIEQTVYFVEKKEKSKLLISILHKTQGQSVLVFSRTKHNADRIVRVLGKAGIGSQAIHGNKSQNARQSALENFKSGKIRVMIATDIAARGIDINELPLVINYDLPDVPETYVHRIGRTGRAGNSGTALSFCSQEERKLVNDIQKLTGKKLSRAELAI, encoded by the coding sequence ATGACATTTAAAGATTTAAATATAACCGAATCGATTTTAAAAGCAATTGAAGAAAAAGGATATGTCAATCCTACTCCTATACAAGCAAAAGCGATTCCTGCACTATTAGTAGGAAAAGATATATTAGGCTGTGCGCAGACTGGAACAGGAAAAACTGCGGCATTTGCCATTCCCATCATTCAACAGCTACAAGCTGATAAAAGCTTAAATAACAGTATTAAGGCTTTAATATTAACACCTACTCGTGAGCTGGCATTACAGATTAGCGAGTGTATAGATGACTATGCTAAATATACTCAGGTCCGCCATGGAGTTATCTTTGGAGGAGTAAATCAACGTACACAAGTAAACATGTTGCATAAAGGAGTGGACATCTTGGTTGCTACTCCGGGTAGGCTGCTGGATTTAATGAATCAAGGATATGTTCGTTTGAATAATATACAGCATTTCGTATTGGATGAGGCAGATCGTATGCTTGATATGGGTTTTATCCATGATATCAAACGTTTGTTGCCAAAACTTCCTAAAGAGAAACAAACTTTATTGTTTTCAGCTACTATGCCTGATACAATTATTTCTCTTACAAACTCTTTGCTGAAGCAGCCGGTGAAGATTAGTATAACTCCTAAATCATCTACGGTAGATGCAATCGAACAGACTGTTTACTTTGTAGAAAAGAAAGAGAAAAGTAAATTACTAATTTCTATTTTGCATAAAACCCAAGGACAGTCGGTACTTGTCTTTTCACGTACTAAGCACAATGCAGACAGAATAGTTCGAGTGTTGGGCAAAGCCGGCATTGGCAGCCAAGCCATTCATGGAAACAAAAGCCAAAATGCACGACAGTCAGCATTGGAAAACTTTAAATCAGGTAAGATACGTGTCATGATAGCTACTGATATTGCCGCTAGAGGTATTGACATCAATGAATTGCCATTGGTTATTAACTACGACCTTCCTGATGTTCCCGAAACTTATGTACATCGTATTGGACGTACAGGTAGAGCCGGAAATTCAGGAACGGCACTGAGCTTTTGCTCACAGGAAGAACGTAAGTTGGTCAACGATATTCAGAAGTTGACAGGAAAGAAACTCAGTAGGGCAGAACTTGCAATTTGA
- a CDS encoding cold-shock protein, translating into MAKSMTVGKRENEKKRLAKREEKLKRKENRKTNKSSIDDMIAYVDEYGMISSTPPEENVKKKEINLEEIMIATPKKEDEEPVILRGRVEFFNESRGFGFIKDLSGVEKYFFHVNNVVTEIKEGNVVTFDLERGIKGMNAVNICLEKK; encoded by the coding sequence ATGGCAAAATCCATGACAGTGGGAAAACGCGAAAATGAAAAGAAAAGACTTGCTAAGCGAGAAGAAAAATTAAAGCGGAAAGAGAACCGGAAAACCAATAAAAGCAGCATTGACGATATGATTGCTTATGTGGATGAATACGGAATGATTTCCTCGACTCCCCCTGAGGAGAATGTTAAGAAGAAAGAGATTAATTTAGAAGAAATAATGATTGCCACTCCTAAAAAGGAGGATGAAGAACCGGTTATTCTGAGAGGAAGAGTTGAGTTTTTTAATGAGTCCAGAGGATTTGGGTTTATCAAAGATCTTTCCGGAGTTGAAAAATATTTCTTCCATGTGAATAACGTTGTTACGGAGATCAAAGAAGGGAATGTTGTTACGTTTGATCTTGAGCGTGGAATAAAAGGGATGAATGCGGTTAACATTTGTTTGGAAAAGAAATAA